In Luteolibacter sp. Y139, a genomic segment contains:
- a CDS encoding GlsB/YeaQ/YmgE family stress response membrane protein — protein MADLVGWTLLAAAPATFSGEPSTTADLVGWILLGLFAGAIARRVMPGEEKGGCFVTIVLGILGAVIGGWIGRNIGFLPDNNPGDWLPSLGSIVTATVGTMVLLALWKFLRK, from the coding sequence ATGGCGGACCTTGTTGGATGGACCCTTCTGGCTGCAGCACCCGCCACATTCAGTGGCGAGCCTTCGACGACGGCTGACCTCGTCGGATGGATCCTGCTAGGGCTCTTCGCCGGGGCCATCGCACGGCGCGTGATGCCGGGCGAGGAAAAGGGCGGCTGCTTCGTCACCATCGTGCTCGGTATCCTCGGAGCCGTGATCGGCGGCTGGATCGGCCGGAACATCGGCTTCCTCCCGGACAATAACCCCGGCGACTGGCTGCCCTCGCTCGGCTCCATCGTCACCGCCACCGTCGGCACCATGGTCCTGCTGGCCCTGTGGAAGTTCCTGAGAAAGTAG
- a CDS encoding type II secretion system F family protein, with product MAFSAAQKHLFYTEIAKLLEAGFGIRDAGRAMLDTRPPANQAELLREMDRDLEAGKSITEAFGPGVITSLERSIIGAGERGGRLAPAFQHLADYFGMLASARKEFWGAMVYPAFLLHLGLFVGILAPGLGSGASFGEMAVDFLVALVALYGAGFVVWVVGKALLKNASASTAVDAVLRRIPVIGGARRAMAMARFTKVYHTCLLAGLSMNETVATSSEASHSATILAAGKQLGEVLKGGGPLGPTMMSCGAFPPAFARSYATAEEAGSLDKDLARWSAVYQEDAARSSKMAAGMISKGLYFAVLLFVGWTIIRFYMGQFQQYEDILGE from the coding sequence ATGGCATTTTCCGCCGCGCAGAAGCACCTCTTTTACACCGAGATCGCCAAGCTCCTTGAGGCTGGCTTTGGCATCCGCGACGCGGGCCGGGCGATGCTTGATACTCGGCCGCCGGCAAATCAGGCCGAGCTGTTGCGTGAGATGGACCGCGATCTGGAAGCGGGCAAATCGATCACCGAGGCGTTCGGGCCCGGGGTGATCACGTCGCTGGAGCGCAGCATCATCGGCGCGGGCGAGCGTGGCGGGCGACTGGCTCCGGCCTTCCAGCACCTGGCGGACTACTTCGGGATGCTGGCGTCCGCGCGCAAGGAGTTCTGGGGAGCGATGGTGTATCCGGCGTTTCTGCTGCACCTGGGGCTTTTCGTGGGCATTCTCGCGCCCGGGCTGGGCAGCGGGGCCAGCTTCGGCGAGATGGCGGTGGATTTCTTGGTCGCGTTGGTGGCGCTGTATGGGGCGGGCTTTGTGGTGTGGGTGGTGGGCAAGGCGTTGTTGAAGAACGCCTCGGCCAGCACGGCTGTGGATGCGGTGCTGCGGCGCATCCCGGTGATCGGCGGTGCGCGCCGGGCGATGGCGATGGCGCGCTTCACGAAGGTCTATCACACCTGCCTGCTGGCCGGGCTTTCGATGAATGAGACGGTGGCAACCTCCAGCGAGGCTTCCCACAGCGCGACCATCTTGGCGGCAGGGAAGCAGCTTGGGGAGGTTTTGAAGGGTGGCGGTCCGCTCGGCCCCACGATGATGTCCTGTGGCGCATTTCCGCCGGCTTTCGCCCGCTCGTATGCCACCGCCGAGGAGGCGGGCAGCCTCGACAAGGACCTGGCCCGCTGGTCCGCGGTCTATCAGGAGGACGCTGCCCGGAGCTCCAAGATGGCCGCGGGGATGATCTCGAAGGGGCTGTATTTCGCGGTGCTGCTTTTCGTCGGGTGGACGATCATCCGGTTCTACATGGGGCAGTTCCAGCAGTACGAGGATATACTGGGGGAATGA